A genomic window from Winogradskyella sp. J14-2 includes:
- a CDS encoding carboxymuconolactone decarboxylase family protein: MSDIVKEFNDYRSKMNDKILSDNNKIVKRIFNLDTNAFAEGVLDKKTKELLGLVASTVLRCDDCVKYHLEASYNEGLSKAEVSEALGIATLIGGTIVIPHLRRAHEYWEALENQG; the protein is encoded by the coding sequence ATGTCTGATATTGTAAAAGAATTCAATGATTATCGTTCTAAGATGAATGATAAAATCCTTTCGGATAACAATAAAATTGTAAAACGCATTTTTAATTTAGACACCAATGCCTTTGCAGAAGGTGTTTTAGACAAAAAAACCAAAGAATTATTAGGTTTAGTTGCATCTACAGTGCTTAGATGCGATGATTGCGTGAAATATCATTTAGAAGCATCTTACAACGAAGGGTTGAGTAAAGCCGAGGTTAGTGAAGCCTTAGGCATAGCTACCTTAATTGGTGGAACCATTGTAATACCGCACTTAAGAAGGGCTCATGAATACTGGGAAGCTCTTGAGAACCAAGGTTAA
- the lptB gene encoding LPS export ABC transporter ATP-binding protein: MKLRAENLMKSYSGRKVVKDVSLEVNQGEIVGLLGPNGAGKTTSFYMIVGIIKPNGGNIYLDNTNITKYPMYKRAQNGIGYLAQEASVFRKLSIEDNILSVLQLTKLSKKEQYEKMESLIEEFGLGHIRTNRGDLLSGGERRRTEIARALATDPSFILLDEPFAGVDPVAVEDIQRIVAKLTKKNIGILITDHNVQETLAITDRTYLMFEGGILKAGKPEELASDEMVRKVYLGQNFELRKKKLEF; this comes from the coding sequence ATGAAGTTACGCGCAGAAAATTTAATGAAGTCCTACAGCGGACGAAAAGTTGTAAAAGACGTTTCCCTTGAGGTGAATCAAGGTGAAATTGTAGGTTTACTTGGGCCTAATGGTGCTGGTAAAACCACTTCATTTTATATGATAGTTGGTATTATTAAACCTAATGGTGGAAATATCTATTTAGATAACACAAACATTACCAAATACCCAATGTATAAGCGTGCACAAAATGGTATTGGTTATTTGGCACAAGAAGCTTCTGTTTTTAGAAAATTAAGTATTGAAGATAATATTTTGAGCGTGCTTCAGCTGACTAAACTAAGCAAAAAAGAACAGTATGAAAAAATGGAATCTCTAATTGAAGAGTTTGGTCTTGGTCATATAAGAACCAACCGTGGAGATTTGCTCTCTGGTGGAGAGCGTCGTCGTACCGAAATTGCTCGTGCGCTCGCTACAGACCCAAGCTTTATATTGTTAGATGAACCCTTTGCAGGTGTAGATCCCGTTGCGGTAGAAGATATTCAGCGTATTGTGGCTAAACTCACCAAAAAGAATATCGGTATTCTTATTACAGACCATAACGTACAAGAAACACTTGCCATTACAGACAGAACTTACCTGATGTTTGAAGGTGGCATCCTAAAAGCTGGAAAACCAGAAGAGCTTGCCAGTGATGAAATGGTGCGTAAAGTATACCTTGGGCAAAACTTTGAACTTCGTAAAAAGAAATTAGAATTTTAA
- a CDS encoding TerC family protein, whose protein sequence is MAQVIFTLLMLVMLQAVLGFDNLLYISLESKKAPLSEQKRVRKVGILIAIVLRIVLLFVLVSLIKYFQEPFSFLTGHIEDVLEFAFNGHSLIVLAGGGFIIYTAIKEIWHMISTKELTIDQMATGKGSKSANAVVVSIVIMNLVFSFDSILAAIGLTREIENATTAFIVMAIAIIASGLLMLIFANKISTFLSKNRMYEVLGLFILFIVGIMLITEGGHLAHLKIFGNEIVPMSKTTFYFVIAVLVVVDVVQGRYQKKLIKQEITEK, encoded by the coding sequence ATGGCACAAGTTATTTTTACGCTCTTAATGCTGGTAATGCTTCAGGCAGTACTCGGGTTTGATAATTTGCTTTACATCTCTTTAGAATCTAAAAAAGCACCCTTAAGTGAACAAAAACGAGTAAGAAAGGTAGGTATACTCATAGCTATTGTATTGAGAATTGTTCTGCTATTTGTATTAGTATCACTGATAAAATATTTTCAAGAACCATTTTCATTTTTAACTGGCCATATCGAGGACGTTTTAGAGTTTGCCTTTAATGGTCATAGCTTAATAGTTTTAGCAGGTGGTGGTTTTATTATATATACCGCAATAAAAGAGATTTGGCACATGATCTCTACAAAAGAGCTCACTATAGATCAGATGGCCACAGGTAAAGGGTCTAAGTCGGCCAATGCTGTTGTAGTGAGTATAGTTATTATGAACTTGGTTTTTTCTTTCGATTCTATATTGGCAGCTATTGGGTTAACACGCGAGATAGAAAACGCAACAACAGCTTTCATCGTTATGGCAATAGCTATAATAGCAAGTGGTCTTTTGATGTTAATTTTTGCTAATAAAATATCTACTTTTCTATCCAAAAATAGAATGTATGAAGTACTAGGATTGTTTATTTTATTCATTGTTGGTATTATGCTTATTACAGAAGGGGGCCATTTAGCACACCTCAAAATTTTTGGAAATGAGATTGTACCGATGAGTAAAACAACATTCTATTTTGTTATTGCAGTATTGGTTGTAGTAGATGTTGTACAAGGACGCTATCAAAAAAAATTAATAAAACAAGAAATCACAGAAAAATGA
- a CDS encoding CDP-alcohol phosphatidyltransferase family protein — protein MSFKRHIPNIVTLLNLFSGCIAIIFAVHGNFIVAAFFVFLGIFFDFFDGLLARKLGVQSPLGIQLDSLADLVTSGVVPGIVMLKLIAWSVGVNDILTYEESWTDTMYWKAFNISYTPLIGLLIPLGSAYRLAKFNLDEDQQTYFKGLPVPANTLLILSLPLILEYQNNDLMNTIIINKWFLIALTLISCYLLNSNIKLFALKFKDWSFESNAVRYLFLITSLVLLVVLQFAAIPIIIALYIILSLITKNAIN, from the coding sequence ATGAGTTTTAAGCGGCACATTCCTAATATAGTTACACTTCTAAATTTATTTTCAGGATGTATCGCTATAATATTTGCAGTACATGGTAATTTTATTGTGGCTGCTTTTTTTGTGTTTTTAGGTATCTTTTTTGATTTTTTTGATGGTCTTTTAGCAAGAAAATTAGGTGTGCAAAGTCCTTTAGGTATTCAGTTAGATTCTTTAGCAGATCTCGTAACGAGTGGTGTAGTGCCTGGTATTGTTATGCTTAAATTAATAGCATGGTCAGTAGGCGTTAATGATATTTTAACTTACGAAGAAAGTTGGACTGATACAATGTATTGGAAAGCATTTAACATTTCCTATACACCTTTAATTGGTCTTTTAATTCCATTAGGATCAGCATATAGACTGGCCAAGTTTAATTTAGACGAAGACCAGCAAACCTATTTTAAGGGATTGCCTGTGCCGGCTAATACATTACTTATTTTATCATTACCACTTATTTTAGAATATCAGAATAATGATTTGATGAACACCATCATTATTAATAAATGGTTTTTAATTGCACTGACACTTATTAGTTGCTATCTCCTAAATTCTAACATAAAATTGTTTGCCCTAAAATTTAAAGATTGGAGCTTTGAGAGTAACGCAGTAAGATATCTATTTTTAATTACAAGTTTAGTGCTATTGGTGGTGCTTCAATTTGCCGCAATACCAATAATTATAGCTCTTTACATCATTTTATCTTTAATTACTAAAAACGCTATTAACTAA
- a CDS encoding PorV/PorQ family protein, whose amino-acid sequence MKNYVVILLTLITTFAYTQTTRKYSNEFMNIGVDAAALGMSNAVVSQTADVNSGYWNPAGLVHLEDNQLALMHSSYFANIANYNYIAYGMALDKRSAVAVSLIRFGVDDILDTTQLIDDEGNINYDRISTFSTADYGLTFSYARKLPLDGLNFGVNAKIIRRIIGDFASSWGFGLDAGIQFENKSGWKFGFMARDITTTYNTWSINEEKFEQISGAVEGQNQELPETTEITIPKLELGMSKKWIFNYDYSLLAAANLNVRFEENNDIISTSFASINPALGFEFGYTDLVFLRGGVGNFQNELQIDNSENLTFQPNFGVGFKYKGIQIDYAFTDIGDQSAALYSNVFSLKIDFSIFR is encoded by the coding sequence TTGAAAAATTACGTCGTAATTCTCTTAACGCTTATTACCACTTTCGCTTATACGCAAACGACAAGAAAATATTCTAATGAATTTATGAATATTGGTGTAGATGCGGCTGCTTTAGGGATGAGTAATGCTGTGGTCTCGCAAACTGCAGATGTTAATTCTGGATATTGGAATCCGGCTGGACTAGTACATCTTGAAGATAACCAACTCGCCCTAATGCACTCTAGCTATTTTGCAAATATTGCTAACTATAACTACATTGCTTATGGCATGGCTTTGGACAAACGCAGTGCCGTTGCAGTTTCTCTTATTAGATTTGGAGTTGACGATATCTTAGACACTACACAATTAATCGATGATGAAGGTAATATAAACTATGATAGAATAAGCACCTTCTCTACTGCAGACTATGGATTAACCTTCTCTTATGCAAGAAAATTACCTTTAGATGGGCTTAATTTTGGTGTAAACGCAAAAATAATTCGTCGAATTATTGGCGACTTTGCATCCTCTTGGGGATTTGGATTAGATGCTGGTATTCAGTTTGAAAACAAATCGGGTTGGAAATTTGGCTTTATGGCTAGAGACATTACAACCACATACAACACATGGTCCATTAACGAGGAAAAGTTTGAACAAATAAGCGGTGCCGTTGAAGGACAAAACCAGGAGCTACCAGAAACCACAGAAATTACAATACCAAAATTAGAATTAGGAATGTCTAAAAAATGGATTTTTAATTATGATTATTCCTTACTCGCTGCCGCAAATCTTAATGTACGCTTTGAAGAAAATAACGATATTATTTCAACATCTTTTGCAAGCATAAACCCTGCCTTAGGGTTTGAGTTTGGATATACAGATTTGGTTTTTTTGAGAGGTGGTGTTGGTAATTTTCAAAATGAATTACAAATAGATAATTCTGAAAATTTAACGTTTCAGCCAAATTTTGGGGTTGGGTTTAAATACAAAGGCATACAAATAGATTATGCATTTACAGATATTGGCGACCAAAGTGCGGCACTCTATTCTAATGTATTTTCACTAAAAATAGATTTTAGTATTTTTAGGTAG
- a CDS encoding DUF4105 domain-containing protein, giving the protein MKIKLSLLACFILSISFAFQFQLSNDAEVSVLTFGPGKSLNDAFGHNAFRIKDKAKGIDIVYGYGQYDFDAPNFYLKFARGKLNYLISRHFFDDIFNYYSQENRTIKEQVLNLSSQQQQKLFDYLENNYKPENRKYLYDFFYDNCATKIRDVLSKVTKSTVSYKRPSNFEQKTFRALIYEHVDKNSWGSVGIDIALGSVVDREASAYEYMFLPKYIYSFFEVSKINGEANLVTSESILFKKREEKQTSTFLLSPFIFFGLLSIVILLITFKDLKQRKRTKWLDILLFAITGLIGVVLLFLWFATDHTATWQNYNLLWAFPFNILVIGQLLKNKIKNWFKGYLKFLIIMLCLMTLHWIIGVQVFAITIIPLLIALVIRYIYLVKFYNK; this is encoded by the coding sequence ATGAAAATAAAACTATCGCTATTAGCATGTTTCATTCTTTCTATTTCTTTTGCATTTCAATTTCAGTTATCTAACGATGCCGAAGTGTCCGTTTTAACCTTTGGACCAGGTAAAAGCCTAAATGATGCGTTTGGCCATAATGCTTTTAGAATAAAAGACAAAGCTAAAGGTATAGATATTGTGTATGGCTACGGACAATATGATTTTGATGCGCCAAATTTTTATTTAAAATTTGCTAGAGGAAAACTCAATTACCTTATAAGCAGACACTTTTTTGATGATATTTTTAACTATTACTCACAAGAAAATAGAACCATTAAAGAACAAGTTTTAAACTTATCTAGCCAACAGCAACAAAAACTTTTCGATTATTTAGAAAACAATTATAAACCAGAGAATAGAAAGTATTTGTATGATTTTTTCTATGATAACTGTGCTACAAAAATCAGAGATGTTTTGTCTAAAGTTACCAAAAGTACCGTAAGCTATAAAAGACCTAGTAACTTTGAGCAAAAAACTTTTAGAGCACTTATTTATGAGCATGTAGACAAAAATTCTTGGGGAAGTGTAGGTATTGATATTGCTCTTGGGTCTGTTGTGGATAGAGAAGCTTCTGCTTATGAATATATGTTTTTACCAAAGTATATTTATTCTTTTTTTGAAGTTTCTAAAATTAACGGAGAAGCTAATTTGGTAACGTCTGAGTCCATACTTTTTAAAAAAAGAGAAGAAAAACAGACTTCTACTTTCCTCTTAAGTCCATTTATTTTTTTTGGACTGCTCTCAATTGTTATTTTGCTTATAACATTTAAAGACCTTAAACAACGCAAACGTACAAAATGGTTAGATATTTTGCTTTTTGCTATTACTGGTCTAATAGGTGTTGTTTTATTGTTTTTATGGTTTGCAACAGACCATACAGCAACTTGGCAAAATTACAATCTACTTTGGGCTTTTCCTTTCAATATTTTGGTTATTGGACAATTACTAAAAAACAAAATTAAAAACTGGTTTAAAGGTTACCTTAAATTCCTCATTATAATGCTTTGCCTTATGACTCTACATTGGATTATTGGTGTACAGGTATTTGCCATTACTATAATTCCCTTACTTATAGCATTGGTAATACGCTATATCTATTTAGTGAAATTCTACAACAAATAG
- a CDS encoding sugar transferase, with product MAHKKGIHFEVSERKILLRIMDIVMVILALYVLHLYPKFEYLRFDAENVISLTLLGIYLIIFGTIFELYDLQKASKFDTTFRNVVITTSTVVLFYLLTPVLSPNLPEKRIQIVYFYLALIISILLWRLVYINLIESPRFYKRVLLVGEISNIDGLVRALNTTDPNYKIIGFINSEASTPESVKFKGLKEYESKDFLNVIEKERISEVLVASFNSEAIIAEVYHDLMMLLERGFKIREYTQVYEELLHRVPIQFVGKDFYKYFPFSRSNENKLYIFFQRAFDILLAITGLFIGMVILPIILIGNIIGNKGPLLYTQERVGRNGKPFKILKLRTMIVNAEKDGVKWAKKNDKRITKFGKFLRRSRLDEIPQFYNVLKGDMSVIGPRPERPFFVNELSRIIPFYETRHIIKPGLTGWAQVKTRYGSSIDDSLTKLQYDLYYIKHRSIFLDFNIAIKTLSTILYYRGQ from the coding sequence ATGGCCCATAAGAAAGGCATCCATTTTGAAGTATCAGAACGAAAGATTCTTCTAAGAATCATGGATATTGTCATGGTAATCCTTGCCCTATATGTCTTACATTTATACCCTAAGTTTGAATATTTGCGCTTTGATGCCGAAAACGTAATTTCTTTAACATTATTGGGAATCTACCTTATCATTTTTGGAACCATTTTTGAACTTTACGACCTTCAAAAAGCCAGTAAATTTGACACAACTTTTAGAAACGTAGTTATTACAACCTCTACAGTTGTTCTATTTTATCTATTAACACCAGTTTTATCGCCCAACTTGCCCGAGAAACGTATTCAGATTGTCTATTTCTATCTAGCCCTAATTATTTCCATTTTACTGTGGCGCTTGGTATATATTAACCTCATTGAATCGCCAAGATTTTATAAACGGGTTCTTTTAGTTGGCGAAATATCTAATATAGATGGTTTGGTTAGAGCTCTAAATACAACAGATCCAAACTATAAAATTATTGGTTTTATAAACAGTGAAGCCTCTACACCAGAGTCTGTAAAATTTAAGGGTCTAAAAGAGTATGAATCTAAAGATTTTCTCAATGTAATAGAGAAAGAAAGAATATCTGAAGTGTTGGTGGCCAGTTTTAACTCAGAAGCTATTATAGCAGAGGTCTATCACGATCTTATGATGCTGTTAGAGCGAGGTTTTAAAATAAGAGAGTACACCCAGGTATATGAAGAACTTTTGCATAGAGTCCCAATTCAGTTTGTTGGTAAGGATTTTTACAAATACTTTCCCTTTAGCAGAAGTAATGAAAATAAACTGTATATCTTTTTTCAAAGAGCTTTCGATATTTTATTAGCAATTACAGGTCTATTCATTGGTATGGTCATTTTACCAATTATATTAATTGGAAATATAATAGGAAATAAAGGACCACTACTATACACCCAGGAGCGCGTTGGTAGAAACGGAAAGCCATTTAAAATCCTTAAACTTCGAACAATGATTGTTAATGCCGAAAAAGACGGTGTTAAATGGGCAAAGAAAAATGATAAACGTATTACTAAGTTTGGTAAGTTTTTAAGAAGATCTCGTCTAGATGAAATACCTCAGTTTTATAATGTGTTAAAAGGCGATATGAGTGTTATTGGACCAAGACCTGAGCGTCCTTTCTTTGTAAATGAACTATCACGCATTATACCATTTTATGAAACAAGACATATTATTAAACCTGGTCTCACAGGTTGGGCTCAGGTTAAAACAAGATATGGATCATCAATAGATGATAGTCTTACTAAATTACAATACGATTTATACTACATTAAGCACAGAAGTATATTCTTAGATTTTAATATTGCTATAAAAACACTTAGTACCATTTTATACTACAGAGGTCAGTAA
- a CDS encoding glycosyltransferase family 4 protein, with product MIRLFYIGNALSQKGKNATSVETLSFRLRQFCEVKTASDKQNIVLRLLDMVFLVLRHCRKTDFVLIDTYSTLNFYYAFIISQMCRMLRINYIPILHGGNLEKRLKENPKMSRMIFGNAYKLVSPSNFLKERFQSFGYQNVEFIPNTIEINDFEFFNRNIEHIKLFWLRSFSKIYNPKLAVLILDSLTKKGHDAQLCMVGPDSDGSLNETKQLVKKLNLNVKFTGKLPKNEWVERSKDYNIFINTTNFDNTPVSVIEAMALGLPVVSTNVGGLPFLITHNKEGILVSPNDVNAMVDAIIKLKQNKNFKDKLVINARKKVENFDWKEIRAQWKRLLS from the coding sequence ATGATAAGACTATTTTACATAGGAAACGCCTTGTCTCAAAAGGGTAAAAACGCAACTTCTGTAGAAACATTAAGTTTTCGTTTAAGGCAATTCTGCGAAGTAAAAACCGCATCTGATAAACAAAACATAGTTTTAAGACTATTAGATATGGTATTTTTAGTTTTAAGACATTGCAGAAAAACAGATTTCGTACTTATAGATACCTACAGCACCTTAAATTTTTACTATGCATTTATAATCAGTCAGATGTGTAGAATGCTAAGAATAAATTATATCCCAATTCTACATGGTGGAAATCTTGAAAAACGTTTAAAAGAAAACCCAAAAATGAGTAGAATGATTTTTGGTAATGCGTATAAGTTAGTATCGCCTTCAAATTTCTTAAAAGAACGTTTTCAAAGCTTTGGTTATCAAAATGTTGAATTTATTCCTAATACCATAGAAATAAATGATTTTGAGTTTTTTAATAGAAACATAGAACATATTAAATTATTCTGGTTAAGATCGTTTTCTAAAATTTATAACCCAAAATTAGCTGTTTTAATACTAGATAGCCTTACAAAAAAAGGACACGATGCTCAGCTATGTATGGTAGGACCAGATAGTGATGGTAGTTTAAATGAAACCAAACAATTAGTTAAAAAACTCAATCTTAATGTAAAGTTCACAGGAAAACTACCAAAAAACGAATGGGTTGAGCGCTCTAAAGACTATAATATTTTTATCAATACCACAAATTTTGATAATACGCCAGTAAGTGTTATTGAAGCAATGGCACTAGGCTTACCCGTAGTTTCAACCAACGTAGGTGGTTTACCTTTTTTAATAACTCACAACAAAGAAGGCATCTTAGTTTCACCAAATGATGTAAACGCAATGGTAGATGCGATCATAAAATTAAAACAAAACAAAAATTTTAAAGATAAATTGGTAATAAACGCGCGTAAAAAAGTAGAAAATTTTGATTGGAAAGAGATAAGAGCTCAATGGAAAAGGCTTTTGTCTTAA
- a CDS encoding O-antigen ligase family protein: MDKEINYIGLVVLHIVIGVLIYALPILRQPFYLAVIVFFFIRIITAKESKKTITVLFACCYIISGESLFRMTGGGLFYEISKYLVILFAIFGMFYSGISNKAYPYFFYLIALVPAVVLASVNLGYDLRFRSSVAFVLSGPVCLGISALYCYDKPIKKSELLDIIKYIGLPIVSMTTYLFLYSPTIKEIISSTASNFAASGGFGPNQVSTILGLGIFAFTVRFFLNSPTLLLKLVNGVIILAISFRALVTFSRGGVLTALLMIVIFLFFLYLKSGYKQKQRIIFTFLLFCFFGAFSWLLSKNQTNDLIEKRYSNQDAAGRSKEDLTTGRADLFFNELEGFMNEPFLGVGASGMKKIRLDKEGQIIASHNEISRLLSEHGIFGILIICILIFKPLSIRERSTNNIFFYAFLVFWFATINHSAMRLAAPGFVYALSLLNIIDDKTILHRKRLVSKG, encoded by the coding sequence ATGGATAAAGAGATAAATTATATTGGTTTAGTGGTTTTACATATTGTCATAGGTGTATTAATTTATGCCTTACCAATATTAAGACAACCCTTTTATCTAGCTGTTATTGTTTTCTTTTTTATAAGGATCATTACAGCTAAAGAATCTAAAAAAACCATAACAGTTTTATTTGCTTGTTGTTACATTATTTCTGGTGAGTCCCTTTTTAGAATGACTGGTGGTGGCCTTTTCTATGAAATCTCTAAATATTTAGTAATACTGTTTGCTATTTTTGGTATGTTTTACTCTGGTATTTCTAACAAAGCTTACCCATACTTTTTTTATCTTATAGCTCTAGTGCCAGCCGTTGTTTTGGCATCTGTTAATCTTGGTTATGACTTACGGTTTAGAAGTTCCGTAGCGTTTGTATTAAGTGGTCCAGTGTGTTTAGGAATTAGTGCTTTATATTGTTATGATAAACCCATAAAAAAATCCGAATTATTAGATATTATTAAGTACATAGGGCTACCCATAGTATCAATGACAACATACCTTTTCTTGTATTCACCCACCATAAAAGAAATAATATCTAGTACAGCATCAAATTTTGCTGCTTCTGGTGGTTTTGGACCTAATCAGGTTTCTACCATTCTGGGACTTGGTATTTTTGCGTTTACGGTACGCTTCTTTTTAAACTCTCCAACACTATTATTAAAATTAGTAAACGGAGTTATAATTTTGGCAATATCATTTAGAGCTTTAGTAACTTTTAGTCGTGGTGGTGTCCTTACGGCACTTTTAATGATTGTTATATTCTTATTTTTCTTATACCTAAAATCAGGTTACAAGCAAAAGCAGCGTATTATATTCACCTTTTTGTTATTTTGCTTTTTTGGTGCATTCTCATGGCTATTGAGCAAAAACCAAACCAATGACCTTATAGAAAAGCGTTATTCTAACCAAGATGCCGCTGGGCGATCTAAAGAAGATCTTACAACAGGTCGCGCAGATCTGTTTTTTAATGAGTTAGAAGGGTTTATGAACGAACCTTTTCTTGGTGTTGGAGCTAGCGGTATGAAAAAAATTAGGTTAGATAAAGAAGGACAAATTATTGCCTCGCATAATGAAATTAGTAGATTATTGTCTGAACACGGAATATTTGGTATACTAATAATATGTATCCTCATATTTAAGCCCTTAAGTATAAGGGAAAGGTCTACCAATAATATATTCTTTTATGCCTTTTTAGTTTTTTGGTTTGCTACAATAAACCATTCTGCAATGCGTTTGGCAGCACCAGGTTTTGTATACGCTTTGTCACTGTTAAATATTATTGATGATAAGACTATTTTACATAGGAAACGCCTTGTCTCAAAAGGGTAA
- a CDS encoding glycosyltransferase: MRVLQLIDTLDAGGAERMAVNLANALSGSVDASYLCATRKEGLLKESLDKDVRFLFLKKKGTFDIKAMLRLHAFIKSEKINIIHAHSSSFFLATLVSLFLNNIKVIWHDHYGDSEYLSKRPRSILKLCSYFFSHSFAVNDTLLQWAKKHLNNSSVSYLPNFIIFEKHSLLKTKLKGQRGKRIVCLANLRPQKDHFNLIEAFSKIEKKFPEYTLHCVGASFNDDYSKKVYSLVKSLQLSHKVFFYGSCADVKAMLSHCNIGVLSSKSEGLPLALLEYGEARLAVAATNVGDCKKVVRSGLSGLLVPKENSVALAKALEDLITNKIESKNMGLALRDTVYNKYSQFATLKLVLGVYNN; the protein is encoded by the coding sequence ATGCGAGTACTTCAATTAATAGATACCTTAGATGCTGGCGGCGCAGAGCGCATGGCCGTTAATTTAGCTAATGCATTATCTGGTAGCGTAGACGCCTCTTATTTATGTGCAACCCGTAAAGAAGGACTATTAAAAGAAAGTTTAGACAAAGATGTTAGGTTTTTATTTTTAAAAAAGAAAGGAACTTTCGATATTAAAGCAATGCTAAGATTACATGCTTTTATAAAGAGTGAAAAAATAAATATTATCCATGCGCATTCTAGTTCTTTTTTTTTAGCAACACTCGTGAGTTTATTCTTAAATAATATAAAAGTTATATGGCACGATCATTACGGTGATAGTGAATATCTATCAAAAAGACCTAGAAGCATTCTAAAGTTATGCTCCTATTTCTTTTCTCATAGTTTTGCAGTAAACGATACGTTACTTCAATGGGCAAAAAAACACTTAAATAACTCATCTGTAAGCTATCTTCCAAACTTTATAATATTTGAGAAACATTCATTATTAAAAACCAAGTTAAAAGGACAACGAGGAAAAAGAATTGTTTGTTTGGCAAACTTAAGACCACAAAAAGACCATTTCAATCTTATTGAAGCCTTTAGTAAAATAGAGAAGAAATTTCCAGAATATACATTACATTGTGTTGGAGCAAGCTTTAATGATGATTATTCAAAAAAAGTATATAGTTTAGTAAAGAGCTTACAACTATCTCACAAAGTATTTTTTTATGGTAGTTGCGCGGACGTTAAAGCAATGTTATCGCATTGTAATATAGGTGTTTTGTCTTCTAAGTCAGAGGGTTTACCTTTAGCACTTTTAGAATACGGTGAAGCTAGGTTAGCCGTAGCGGCAACAAATGTTGGCGATTGTAAGAAGGTTGTTAGGTCTGGCCTTTCTGGTCTATTGGTTCCAAAAGAAAATTCTGTGGCTTTAGCGAAAGCCTTAGAAGATCTCATAACTAACAAAATTGAGTCAAAAAACATGGGCTTGGCGCTTAGAGATACGGTTTATAATAAGTACTCTCAATTTGCCACATTAAAATTAGTATTAGGAGTATATAACAACTAA